One region of Halomonas huangheensis genomic DNA includes:
- a CDS encoding NAD(+) kinase, translating to MQSFKNIGLIGRLGSVKVVDTLRRLIRYLDDAGYHVIVEDRTASALLDRGHAEASRRMLGELCDLVIVVGGDGSLLGAARTLCHSGTLVLGVNRGRLGFLTDISPDELEERVGEVLSGQYEVEQRFLLDAELYRDEMLVGSGDALNEVVLHPGKAVRMIEFELFIDGQFVYSQRSDGLIIATPTGSTAYAMSGGGPIMHPRLDALTLVPMFPHTLSSRPIVIDASCEIRIHIGETNQTYPHISCDGQTRAVAKPDDVLLIRRKPQSINLVHPLGHDFYDVLRSKLGWSNRLGD from the coding sequence ATGCAATCGTTCAAGAACATTGGTCTGATCGGGCGTCTGGGAAGCGTCAAGGTAGTGGATACGCTGCGACGTTTGATTCGCTACCTCGATGACGCCGGTTATCACGTTATCGTCGAGGATCGCACTGCCTCTGCGCTGCTGGATAGAGGTCATGCCGAGGCAAGTCGCCGCATGCTCGGGGAGCTGTGCGATCTGGTGATCGTAGTCGGTGGTGATGGCAGCCTGCTGGGTGCCGCGCGTACCCTCTGTCATAGCGGTACCCTGGTATTGGGGGTCAACCGCGGTCGCCTCGGCTTCCTGACTGACATTTCTCCCGATGAGCTGGAAGAACGGGTTGGTGAAGTGCTGTCCGGCCAGTACGAGGTCGAGCAGCGCTTTCTGCTGGATGCCGAACTCTATCGTGATGAGATGTTGGTCGGTAGCGGCGATGCACTCAACGAAGTGGTGCTGCATCCCGGCAAGGCGGTGCGCATGATCGAGTTTGAACTGTTCATCGACGGCCAGTTTGTCTACAGCCAGCGCAGTGATGGCTTGATCATCGCCACACCGACGGGGTCGACGGCCTACGCCATGTCCGGTGGGGGGCCGATCATGCACCCACGGCTGGATGCTCTGACGTTGGTGCCGATGTTCCCGCATACGTTATCCAGTCGCCCGATCGTCATCGATGCATCCTGCGAGATTCGTATCCATATTGGAGAAACCAACCAGACCTACCCACATATCAGCTGTGATGGACAGACCCGTGCCGTGGCCAAGCCTGACGATGTACTGCTGATTCGTCGCAAGCCACAGAGCATCAATCTGGTGCACCCGTTGGGCCATGATTTCTATGATGTTCTGCGCAGCAAGCTGGGCTGGAGCAATCGGTTGGGAGATTGA
- a CDS encoding helix-turn-helix domain-containing protein has protein sequence MDKISLSTLGQHLQQLRTTRGWSLSQLASMAGIAKSNLSRLEQGNGNPTLDTLWRLAVHLEVPFGTLVAPISAPLDEDGVQVQLLDQGRDKPPVDVYWMRCAPWTERQAEAHTPGARENITVISGQLAVGPINAIQTVSAGETISFDADQMHSYRTEESWATLMMTIVYLRGEAPHT, from the coding sequence ATGGACAAGATCTCACTCAGCACTCTCGGCCAGCACCTGCAACAACTTCGCACTACGCGCGGCTGGTCATTATCACAACTGGCCAGCATGGCTGGCATCGCCAAATCCAACCTATCGCGTCTGGAGCAGGGCAATGGCAATCCCACTCTGGACACGTTATGGCGTCTGGCCGTTCACCTGGAAGTGCCATTCGGCACCCTGGTCGCCCCGATCTCCGCACCACTCGATGAGGACGGCGTACAGGTACAGTTGCTCGACCAGGGCCGAGACAAACCTCCCGTGGATGTGTACTGGATGCGCTGTGCGCCATGGACTGAACGCCAGGCCGAGGCCCACACCCCCGGCGCACGCGAAAACATCACCGTCATCAGCGGCCAGCTAGCGGTAGGTCCGATCAACGCTATACAGACCGTCAGCGCTGGAGAGACCATCTCCTTCGACGCGGACCAGATGCACAGCTATCGCACCGAAGAGAGCTGGGCAACGCTGATGATGACCATTGTCTATCTACGCGGGGAAGCACCGCACACATGA
- a CDS encoding DUF2797 domain-containing protein, with amino-acid sequence MPLVTELDVKEIVASGCLQKMATEPGSPALGSPAQYTLRAGEQRLALNKYLGRSLQLEWTGAIACTHCGRATRKSFGQGYCYPCFKGLAQCDTCIMKPELCHFHVGTCREPDWGLRFCFQPHIIYLANSSGLKVGITRATQMPTRWLDQGAIQALPILAVDTRLQSGLVEVLFKQLVSDRTNWRAMLKGEVAELDLAAERDRLLGEMSDGLDELRQRFGEQAIRELDEVAQQFEYPVLEYPTKVTSHNLDKTPRVGGRLMGIKGQYLIFDTGVINLRKYTGYEIRLTV; translated from the coding sequence ATGCCGCTCGTGACTGAGCTGGATGTAAAGGAAATTGTTGCCAGCGGTTGTCTGCAGAAGATGGCGACCGAGCCCGGCTCCCCGGCGCTTGGGTCTCCTGCACAATATACCTTGCGTGCCGGAGAGCAGCGCCTTGCCCTGAATAAATATCTGGGTAGGTCGCTGCAGCTCGAGTGGACTGGAGCCATTGCCTGCACCCACTGTGGCCGGGCAACACGCAAGAGCTTCGGCCAGGGCTACTGCTACCCTTGTTTCAAGGGGCTGGCGCAGTGTGACACCTGCATCATGAAGCCGGAGCTTTGCCATTTCCACGTGGGCACCTGTCGCGAGCCTGATTGGGGGCTGCGCTTCTGTTTTCAGCCGCATATCATCTATCTGGCCAATTCGTCGGGACTCAAGGTCGGGATCACCCGAGCCACGCAGATGCCGACGCGCTGGCTGGATCAGGGGGCCATTCAGGCGCTACCGATCCTCGCCGTGGACACTCGTCTACAATCGGGACTGGTCGAAGTGCTGTTCAAGCAGTTGGTGTCTGATCGCACCAACTGGCGAGCGATGCTCAAAGGCGAGGTGGCCGAACTGGACCTGGCGGCCGAGCGTGATCGTCTATTGGGCGAAATGAGCGATGGCCTGGACGAGTTGCGTCAGCGCTTTGGTGAACAAGCCATTCGCGAGTTGGACGAAGTCGCCCAGCAGTTCGAGTATCCGGTACTCGAATATCCCACCAAGGTCACATCGCATAACCTCGACAAGACTCCCCGAGTCGGTGGACGTTTGATGGGGATCAAGGGCCAGTATCTGATCTTCGACACCGGCGTGATCAATCTGCGCAAGTATACCGGCTACGAGATTCGCCTCACCGTCTGA
- a CDS encoding DUF1090 domain-containing protein, with amino-acid sequence MKKTTMALLISGVTLSFAATANAEELSANCQAKADEVQQQLEHAQAEGNDDRVTGLKTALQNIQQYCNDEDMITDAEDAVRDSLEDVQEQQADLDEAIADGDMEDIQQEREELEAATSELEQHSAELKALQSSNEAQ; translated from the coding sequence ATGAAGAAAACCACCATGGCATTGCTGATATCCGGCGTGACCCTGAGTTTCGCCGCCACTGCCAACGCAGAGGAGCTCTCGGCCAATTGCCAGGCGAAGGCTGACGAAGTACAGCAGCAGCTGGAACATGCTCAAGCTGAAGGCAACGACGATCGAGTCACAGGCCTGAAGACGGCATTACAGAACATCCAGCAATACTGTAATGACGAAGACATGATTACCGATGCAGAGGATGCGGTGCGGGATAGCCTCGAAGACGTTCAGGAACAGCAGGCAGATCTGGACGAGGCCATCGCCGACGGAGATATGGAAGATATCCAGCAGGAACGAGAAGAGCTGGAGGCTGCCACCAGCGAGCTGGAGCAGCACTCTGCCGAGCTCAAGGCCCTGCAGTCCAGCAACGAGGCCCAGTAA
- a CDS encoding AzlD domain-containing protein, whose protein sequence is MSEAFWPAMALTAIGTLLIRLLPLLWMQRRMALRQDDSVEALPAWLGVLAPMMIAAMLGVSLIPTTSTPVTWLATFFGATTTLLAWRRLRSLGWPVVSGVLMYGAVILLAGLFS, encoded by the coding sequence ATGTCTGAAGCATTCTGGCCCGCTATGGCACTCACTGCGATCGGCACGCTGCTGATTCGACTACTGCCCCTGCTATGGATGCAACGGCGGATGGCACTGCGTCAGGATGATTCTGTTGAAGCACTCCCTGCCTGGCTTGGGGTGCTGGCACCGATGATGATTGCTGCCATGCTTGGCGTGTCACTGATCCCGACAACGTCGACTCCGGTTACCTGGTTGGCAACCTTTTTCGGCGCCACCACCACGCTACTGGCCTGGCGTAGACTGCGCTCATTGGGTTGGCCCGTCGTTTCCGGTGTCTTGATGTATGGAGCAGTCATTCTGCTCGCCGGTCTGTTTTCCTGA
- the aqpZ gene encoding aquaporin Z, producing the protein MKRYCAELVGTFWLVLGGCGSAVLAAGFPDVGIGLLGVSLAFGLSVMTMAYAIGHISGCHLNPAVSIGLWEAGRFPLSQLPYYIGAQLVGGLLAGGILLMIATGKPGFDLLAGFAANGYGAHSPGGYNLMAALLAEVVMTAMFLVVILGATDSRAPAAMAPIAIGLCLTLIHLVSIPVTNTSVNPARSTAVALYVGDWALSQLWLFWVAPILGAIIGALIYRVMGSEKPVIE; encoded by the coding sequence ATGAAACGCTATTGTGCGGAGTTGGTGGGAACCTTCTGGTTGGTGCTGGGAGGTTGTGGCAGTGCGGTGTTGGCGGCGGGCTTCCCGGATGTCGGTATCGGTCTACTGGGGGTGTCACTGGCTTTTGGTCTCAGCGTGATGACCATGGCCTATGCCATTGGCCATATCTCGGGCTGTCACCTCAATCCAGCTGTATCCATCGGTCTGTGGGAGGCGGGGCGTTTTCCCCTGAGCCAGTTGCCGTACTACATTGGCGCGCAACTTGTCGGTGGGTTGTTGGCTGGCGGTATCCTGCTGATGATTGCCACAGGGAAGCCGGGATTCGATCTGCTGGCCGGTTTTGCTGCCAATGGCTATGGAGCTCACTCACCAGGTGGATATAACCTCATGGCCGCGTTGTTGGCGGAAGTCGTCATGACCGCGATGTTCCTCGTGGTAATCCTCGGGGCGACGGACTCAAGGGCTCCGGCGGCGATGGCGCCTATTGCCATTGGCTTGTGTCTGACGCTGATTCATCTGGTCAGCATTCCAGTAACCAATACCTCGGTCAATCCAGCGCGTAGTACTGCTGTAGCATTGTATGTCGGCGACTGGGCACTGTCCCAGCTGTGGTTGTTCTGGGTGGCGCCGATTCTAGGGGCAATAATCGGTGCGTTGATCTATCGAGTGATGGGTTCCGAGAAGCCGGTGATTGAGTAG
- a CDS encoding AraC family transcriptional regulator produces the protein MSSVIRQIPLDTATQHHAHDFHQIVIALRGSADFDIEGLGGSIESFGGCIVPANHMHYYTGTGNNRQLILDLPTDALTLTGHHHELARLFDAPRFFTLDGHLRLYLEFLTTELSQLDAQDARRDIDEERLATTLLGALHSRLTSGEIPSNSHRRIDLHALDRYIDDHLSSQLKVADLAAIACLSETRFTERFRLQTGLSPWQYVMRRRLEASRQLLQCSHLPLSEVAALTGFTHQSALSRAWRRAYGHPPSQLRRLGSTAVTTQP, from the coding sequence ATGAGCAGCGTTATCCGCCAGATTCCCCTCGACACCGCCACCCAGCACCATGCCCACGACTTCCATCAGATCGTGATCGCCCTGCGGGGCAGCGCCGATTTCGACATCGAAGGCCTCGGCGGCAGCATCGAGAGTTTCGGCGGCTGTATCGTGCCTGCCAACCATATGCACTACTACACCGGTACCGGCAACAATCGCCAATTGATTCTCGATCTACCCACAGACGCTCTTACCCTCACCGGACACCATCACGAGCTGGCACGCCTGTTCGACGCTCCGCGTTTCTTCACCCTTGACGGTCACCTGCGGTTGTACCTGGAATTTCTGACCACGGAACTGAGTCAGTTGGACGCACAGGATGCGCGCCGCGATATTGATGAGGAGCGTCTCGCCACGACCTTGCTCGGCGCCCTGCACTCCCGACTGACCTCAGGCGAGATTCCGTCCAACAGTCATCGGCGTATTGATCTACACGCTCTGGACCGCTACATCGATGATCACCTTTCCAGCCAGCTCAAGGTCGCCGACCTGGCAGCCATCGCTTGCCTGAGCGAAACACGGTTTACCGAACGGTTCCGTCTCCAGACCGGTCTATCTCCCTGGCAATACGTGATGCGCCGGCGTCTGGAAGCGTCGCGACAATTACTGCAATGCAGCCACCTCCCCTTGTCGGAAGTCGCTGCCCTCACTGGTTTCACTCACCAGAGCGCGCTATCACGTGCCTGGCGCCGTGCCTACGGCCACCCTCCCAGTCAACTGCGCCGCCTCGGCAGCACCGCTGTCACTACGCAGCCCTGA
- a CDS encoding CBS domain-containing protein produces the protein MPKQAPPTIVRDIMSHDCYRVTGSASVSTLAEGLSLHRLPGAPVVDSSDHLIGFISEQDVLGKVIESLYLDHEAPLVSDLMRHEVLSVSPTKSIIDLAQEMLGAKPKIYPVTEQGRLVGIVTRRDVLNSILTMRRHQRSA, from the coding sequence ATGCCCAAACAGGCTCCCCCAACCATCGTGCGCGATATCATGTCTCATGACTGCTATCGTGTTACCGGCTCAGCGTCGGTCTCAACCCTTGCCGAAGGCTTGTCATTGCACCGCCTACCCGGCGCTCCCGTGGTCGATAGCAGTGACCATCTGATCGGCTTCATTTCAGAGCAGGATGTACTTGGCAAGGTGATCGAGAGCCTGTACCTGGACCACGAAGCGCCACTGGTCAGTGATCTGATGCGTCACGAGGTTCTATCGGTATCCCCTACCAAGAGCATCATTGATCTGGCACAGGAAATGCTGGGCGCCAAGCCGAAGATCTATCCGGTCACCGAACAGGGCCGTCTGGTGGGTATCGTGACCCGCCGCGATGTGCTCAACTCCATTCTGACCATGCGCCGCCATCAGCGCAGCGCCTGA
- a CDS encoding AzlC family ABC transporter permease gives MNTSTTSTHNGGWLLGLRDAAPLLGGYIPVAISFGLIAIQSGLSPLQAILVSLLVYAGASQFMFVGLLATGAPMWLVVSMSLLINLRHLVYAPNLAPWLTRSRWWPWLMHGLTDQIFALAHNRLPQLEVGQRLGWYSGAALLAWGSWVVGTAVGAITGDWLMSRWPLVGQITPFALPALFLVLLAPRITDLRWSLSLATAMLVAMLLALSGLSNVGIPLAAICGALCFYLIKARGSHHV, from the coding sequence ATGAATACTTCAACGACCTCCACACACAATGGCGGATGGCTACTGGGGCTGCGCGATGCCGCGCCGTTGCTGGGCGGGTATATTCCGGTCGCCATATCCTTTGGCCTGATCGCCATTCAATCCGGCCTCAGTCCGCTACAGGCGATCCTTGTCTCGCTGCTGGTCTATGCAGGTGCCTCACAGTTCATGTTTGTCGGGCTTCTCGCCACCGGTGCACCGATGTGGCTGGTGGTGTCCATGAGTCTACTGATCAATCTGCGTCACCTGGTATATGCCCCCAACCTTGCTCCCTGGCTAACCCGCAGCCGCTGGTGGCCATGGCTGATGCACGGACTGACAGATCAGATATTTGCCCTCGCTCATAACCGTTTACCCCAACTCGAGGTCGGCCAACGGCTGGGTTGGTACAGCGGCGCCGCGCTACTGGCATGGGGAAGCTGGGTCGTGGGAACAGCAGTAGGTGCGATCACCGGCGACTGGTTGATGAGCCGCTGGCCACTGGTGGGACAGATAACGCCCTTCGCCCTGCCAGCACTGTTCCTCGTACTACTGGCACCACGCATCACCGACCTGCGCTGGTCGCTTTCGTTGGCTACCGCGATGCTGGTCGCGATGTTGCTGGCACTCTCTGGCCTGAGCAACGTGGGTATCCCATTGGCGGCAATCTGTGGCGCCCTCTGCTTCTATCTCATCAAAGCTCGGGGTTCTCATCATGTCTGA
- a CDS encoding carboxylate/amino acid/amine transporter, translating into MSYLVLVTALWAFSFSLIGVYLAGQVDSYFAVLMRVCLAALVFLPLLRPRYLNWRHKLTLMALGAVQLGIMYTFFYQSFLLLSVPEVLLFTIFTPLYIAILDDLLFARFTPFHLLTAGLAVLGAAVIRYQGLNEDFWQGFLVVQGANLCFAMGQVGYRRFSSSLPPELPRHSVFAWFYLGAVVVAVPAFALLGNSSALPSTGLQWGVLLWLGLVASGLGYFLWNLGAVRVDAGALAIMNNVLIPAGLLVNLLIWNREADLPRLAIGGAIIGGSLWLNGWWQRRSALVS; encoded by the coding sequence GTGAGCTATCTGGTTCTGGTGACCGCCCTGTGGGCCTTCTCATTCTCGCTGATTGGCGTCTATCTGGCGGGACAGGTCGATAGCTACTTTGCGGTGCTGATGCGAGTCTGCCTGGCTGCGCTGGTCTTTCTTCCCCTGCTGCGTCCTCGTTATCTCAATTGGCGCCACAAGTTGACCTTGATGGCACTCGGGGCCGTACAGCTTGGCATCATGTACACCTTTTTCTACCAGTCCTTTCTGTTGTTGTCTGTGCCGGAAGTTCTGCTGTTTACCATCTTCACACCGCTGTATATCGCCATTCTCGATGACCTGCTGTTTGCACGCTTCACGCCTTTCCACCTATTGACCGCCGGACTTGCGGTGCTTGGTGCAGCCGTCATTCGTTACCAGGGCCTCAACGAGGATTTCTGGCAAGGCTTTCTGGTGGTTCAGGGCGCCAATCTGTGTTTTGCCATGGGGCAGGTGGGATATCGCCGTTTCTCGTCCAGCCTGCCTCCTGAGCTTCCACGTCACAGCGTTTTCGCCTGGTTTTATCTCGGGGCGGTAGTGGTGGCGGTGCCAGCTTTTGCATTGCTGGGTAATAGTTCTGCCTTGCCAAGTACCGGTCTGCAGTGGGGAGTGCTGCTGTGGCTGGGGCTGGTAGCGTCAGGGCTGGGATACTTCCTGTGGAATCTCGGGGCGGTGCGTGTTGATGCCGGAGCCCTCGCCATCATGAATAATGTCCTGATTCCTGCGGGGTTGCTGGTCAATCTGTTGATCTGGAATCGTGAAGCCGATCTGCCGCGCCTGGCAATAGGCGGCGCCATCATCGGCGGCTCGTTGTGGCTCAACGGCTGGTGGCAGCGTCGTTCGGCACTTGTGAGCTGA
- a CDS encoding YeaC family protein → MSDMTFERMISQMTPAIYESLKQAVSLRKWPDGRMLTAEQTELCLEAVIRYEIDNQVPDDQRVGYLEQRTCGSASSGTDVDPALAGLARDAARD, encoded by the coding sequence ATGAGCGATATGACCTTCGAACGCATGATTTCCCAGATGACTCCGGCGATCTACGAGAGCCTCAAACAGGCGGTGTCACTGCGCAAGTGGCCGGATGGCCGCATGCTGACGGCTGAACAGACAGAGCTGTGTCTGGAAGCCGTGATCCGTTACGAGATCGACAACCAGGTGCCGGACGACCAGCGTGTTGGCTATCTGGAACAGCGTACCTGTGGTAGTGCTTCAAGCGGCACCGATGTGGACCCTGCTCTAGCCGGGCTGGCACGGGATGCCGCTCGTGACTGA
- a CDS encoding YqaE/Pmp3 family membrane protein: MDAREYLARKGLDGQRDKEKPTTLEEKAWDRARGSHDHRPRAGTPHDWEDWEQYHELLAEGADQIEQKVDHDAHRQAAEPSGDAAVGHFTPESDEQQASRTPDSSRSSSGTEKASSSVETSAGRAEMSSSSTGASVAGALMASPGSRLALMVLTVLMPPLAVAVSGGGAGRTLLSLLLTLLGWVPGVFFAAWWLRRCDR; this comes from the coding sequence ATGGACGCGCGCGAATATCTGGCTCGCAAGGGACTGGATGGGCAGCGGGACAAGGAGAAACCGACAACGCTCGAGGAGAAGGCATGGGATCGAGCGCGAGGCTCCCATGACCATCGCCCCCGCGCGGGAACGCCTCATGACTGGGAGGACTGGGAACAGTATCACGAGCTGCTGGCCGAGGGTGCCGACCAGATCGAACAGAAAGTGGACCACGACGCCCACCGGCAGGCTGCAGAGCCATCCGGCGATGCCGCTGTGGGCCACTTCACCCCCGAGTCTGATGAGCAGCAAGCCTCTCGGACGCCTGACTCGTCAAGGTCATCCAGCGGTACCGAGAAAGCATCCAGCAGTGTCGAGACATCTGCCGGTCGCGCTGAAATGTCTTCCAGCAGTACCGGTGCCAGTGTCGCTGGAGCCTTGATGGCTTCGCCGGGATCGCGGCTTGCCCTGATGGTGCTGACGGTGTTGATGCCGCCGCTGGCCGTAGCGGTGTCCGGTGGCGGTGCAGGTCGGACGTTACTGTCTCTGTTGCTGACACTACTCGGTTGGGTGCCGGGTGTGTTCTTTGCTGCCTGGTGGTTGAGGCGTTGCGATCGGTGA
- a CDS encoding rhomboid family intramembrane serine protease, with protein MFRVLMIPHGTDIRDLRQALWAHHIGHRFTDEDEGQVLWLVDPDHHQSAMDLIMRWQKGEPLTPVAGASSNQLVQWRSIARQVPVTLATLVLCLAVFAAMAIWGDLVLVWLAIVPLGINGGSLVTGSLLDSLASGQVWRLLSPAFLHFGWMHLIFNLMWVWYFGRQVEALHGSRRMLLIVLVAGVGANVAQYVAGTVLFGGMSGVVYALLAYVWLMSRRAPQSGFFVPQALVVFMLIWMVFTMTNFAGFVGFGNVANEAHLGGLLVGLVLGWYHSRKSAQ; from the coding sequence ATGTTTCGGGTCTTGATGATCCCCCATGGAACCGATATTCGCGACCTGCGCCAGGCGCTATGGGCACATCATATCGGGCATCGCTTCACGGATGAGGACGAAGGGCAGGTGTTGTGGCTGGTGGACCCCGACCACCATCAGTCGGCCATGGACTTGATCATGCGCTGGCAGAAGGGCGAACCCTTGACGCCAGTAGCTGGTGCCTCCTCCAACCAGCTTGTCCAATGGCGGAGTATTGCGCGTCAGGTGCCGGTCACTCTGGCAACCCTGGTGCTGTGTCTGGCGGTGTTTGCGGCCATGGCCATCTGGGGGGACCTGGTGCTGGTGTGGCTGGCCATTGTGCCTCTGGGAATCAACGGTGGCAGCCTGGTCACCGGCAGTCTGCTCGATAGCCTTGCATCAGGGCAGGTGTGGCGATTGTTGTCTCCAGCCTTCCTGCACTTTGGCTGGATGCATCTGATCTTCAATCTGATGTGGGTATGGTATTTCGGCCGTCAGGTTGAAGCGCTGCATGGCTCAAGGCGGATGTTGCTGATTGTGCTGGTGGCTGGGGTCGGCGCCAATGTTGCGCAGTATGTCGCTGGGACAGTGTTGTTTGGCGGGATGTCTGGCGTGGTCTACGCATTGCTTGCCTATGTGTGGCTGATGTCTCGGCGTGCCCCGCAGAGTGGGTTCTTCGTACCCCAGGCACTGGTGGTGTTCATGCTGATCTGGATGGTATTCACCATGACCAACTTTGCTGGCTTCGTAGGCTTTGGCAACGTCGCCAATGAGGCGCACCTCGGCGGTCTGCTCGTGGGCCTGGTGCTGGGCTGGTATCATTCCCGGAAATCGGCACAGTAA
- a CDS encoding metallophosphoesterase: MFCAASWAGAIGWEIDVQASVEGYDLIGDIHGCGATLAVLLERLGYHQRNGVYRHPRRKVIFVGDLIDRGPRIRLAVRIARRMVEAGQAYVVLGNHEINALTYTLKAPPELGREWLRPHTPRHNRIIKETLEQYHDHPQEWDETLAWFRDIPLFLEFDGFRVVHACWDHALIAQLRSQYADGRIDDAFLCRASLPGTLEFRILERLTRGGSIDLPEGVVIHSGDGFTRRSFRTHFWVRDPVTWGDVVFQPDNLPSDLERQPLSDDERASLSYYAPDEPPLFIGHYWCEGVPALPAPNIACLDYSAVKHGRLVAYRYNFEQRLEADHFVWVPVPRDATARPMPREIDFD, translated from the coding sequence ATGTTCTGCGCAGCAAGCTGGGCTGGAGCAATCGGTTGGGAGATTGACGTGCAGGCTTCCGTAGAAGGCTATGACCTGATCGGTGATATACACGGTTGTGGTGCGACGTTGGCGGTACTGCTGGAACGTCTTGGCTATCACCAGCGCAATGGTGTCTATCGTCATCCGCGCCGCAAGGTGATCTTTGTCGGCGATCTCATTGACCGCGGGCCGCGTATTCGTCTGGCTGTGCGCATTGCACGGCGTATGGTTGAAGCAGGGCAGGCCTACGTCGTTCTCGGCAACCATGAGATCAATGCCCTTACTTATACACTCAAGGCCCCCCCGGAACTGGGGCGAGAATGGTTGCGCCCACATACTCCGCGTCATAACCGCATCATCAAGGAAACACTCGAGCAGTATCACGACCATCCTCAGGAATGGGATGAGACCCTGGCGTGGTTCCGCGATATTCCCCTGTTCCTCGAATTTGACGGTTTTCGCGTGGTGCACGCCTGTTGGGATCACGCACTTATCGCACAACTGCGAAGCCAGTATGCCGATGGAAGAATCGATGATGCTTTTCTGTGTCGGGCCTCACTACCGGGCACTCTTGAGTTCCGTATCCTGGAGAGGCTGACTCGAGGAGGGTCGATCGACTTGCCTGAAGGCGTCGTGATCCACTCTGGCGATGGGTTCACTAGACGCAGCTTCCGCACTCACTTCTGGGTCCGTGACCCTGTGACCTGGGGAGATGTGGTGTTCCAGCCAGACAATCTACCCAGTGATCTGGAACGGCAACCTCTATCGGATGATGAACGGGCCTCCTTGAGTTACTACGCACCGGACGAGCCACCGCTGTTCATTGGCCACTACTGGTGTGAGGGGGTTCCAGCGTTACCGGCACCGAATATCGCTTGCCTCGACTACAGCGCAGTGAAGCATGGGCGGCTGGTTGCTTATCGCTATAACTTCGAGCAGCGCCTTGAAGCCGACCATTTTGTCTGGGTACCGGTGCCTCGTGATGCCACCGCGCGACCTATGCCGAGAGAGATCGATTTTGATTGA